A window from Hemicordylus capensis ecotype Gifberg chromosome 2, rHemCap1.1.pri, whole genome shotgun sequence encodes these proteins:
- the FEZF2 gene encoding fez family zinc finger protein 2 isoform X1 yields MKEKRILKEMASSASLETAMPSPCVRNGAANPSKTLAFSIERIMAKSSEPHHKPQAAAAAAAAAFEARRSESPSKKLLSLCSPIPCVIPIQPLPGYEVPSKTLLNYSELWKSSLRNCGSIGGGGSTGGFCKASCGVCCKGDLHHHLGPAAFSASSNRVIKPQVINQALAMPANGSSLYYFNYLDSSSYHPSEILHGQLFTSSLLHHSQSPAAAALSAHQKLFLLENAKLAALAPPEKFPNAQYPHKERLPGHLDQVMKENTGLAGERNGVKAHHGKLGGGAGGGGAGGAATDGKPKNFTCEVCGKVFNAHYNLTRHMPVHTGARPFVCKVCGKGFRQASTLCRHKIIHTQEKPHKCNQCGKAFNRSSTLNTHIRIHAGYKPFVCEFCGKGFHQKGNYKNHKLTHSGEKQYKCTICNKAFHQIYNLTFHMHTHNDKKPFTCVTCGKGFCRNFDLKKHVRKLHDTVSAAATPSAKELSRTVQS; encoded by the exons ATGAAAGAGAAACGCATCCTGAAAG AGATGGCCTCCTCTGCTTCGCTGGAGACGGCCATGCCTTCGCCCTGTGTCCGAAATGGAGCGGCCAACCCTTCCAAGACTTTGGCCTTCTCCATCGAGCGGATCATGGCCAAGAGCTCCGAGCCTCATCACAAACcccaagccgccgccgccgccgccgccgccgccttcgaGGCGAGGCGCAGCGAGTCGCCCAGCAAGAAGCTGCTGAGCCTCTGCTCGCCCATCCCTTGCGTGATTCCCATCCAGCCTCTGCCGGGCTACGAAGTGCCCTCCAAGACTCTCCTCAACTACTCGGAGCTGTGGAAAAGTAGCTTGAGGAACTGCGGCTCTATTGGCGGCGGCGGTTCGACGGGGGGCTTCTGCAAAGCCAGCTGCGGCGTGTGTTGCAAGGGGGACCTCCATCACCACCTCGGCCCGGCCGCCTTTTCGGCCAGCTCCAACCGGGTGATCAAGCCCCAGGTGATCAACCAGGCGCTGGCCATGCCGGCCAACGGATCTAGCCTCTACTACTTCAACTACCTGGATTCTTCGTCGTACCACCCGTCGGAGATCCTCCACGGACAGCTCTTCACCTCCAGCCTCCTTCACCACTCCCaaagccccgccgccgccgccctttcGGCTCACCAGAAGCTCTTCTTGCTGGAAAACGCCAAGCTGGCCGCCTTGGCCCCGCCGGAGAAGTTCCCCAACGCCCAGTATCCGCACAAGGAGCGCCTGCCCGGGCACCTGGACCAAGTGATGAAGGAGAACACGGGCCTGGCCGGTGAGAGGAACGGGGTGAAAGCCCACCATGGCAAACTCGGCGGCggggccggcggcggcggggctgGCGGCGCCGCTACGGACGGAAAGCCCAAGAACTTTACCTGCGAGGTGTGCGGCAAG GTGTTCAATGCTCATTATAACCTTACGCGCCACATGCCGGTTCACACGGGAGCCAGGCCCTTCGTTTGCAAAGTTTGCGGGAAAGGTTTCCGCCAGGCCAGCACTCTCTGTAGACACAAAATCATTCATACGCAG GAAAAACCCCATAAGTGTAACCAATGCGGGAAAGCTTTCAATAGAAGTTCCACGCTAAACACTCACATTAGAATCCACGCAGGCTACAAACCTTTCGTCTGTGAATTTTGTGGCAAAGGATTTCATCAAAAAG GGAATTATAAAAACCATAAACTGACCCACAGCGGCGAAAAGCAGTACAAGTGCACCATCTGCAATAAAGCTTTCCACCAGATCTACAATTTGACCTTCCACATGCACACGCACAACGACAAGAAGCCCTTCACTTGTGTCACCTGCGGCAAAGGCTTTTGCAGGAACTTTGACTTAAAGAAACACGTGCGGAAACTTCACGACACGGTCTCCGCCGCCGCCACGCCTTCCGCAAAGGAGCTCTCTAGGACCGTGCAAAGCTAA
- the FEZF2 gene encoding fez family zinc finger protein 2 isoform X2 produces MASSASLETAMPSPCVRNGAANPSKTLAFSIERIMAKSSEPHHKPQAAAAAAAAAFEARRSESPSKKLLSLCSPIPCVIPIQPLPGYEVPSKTLLNYSELWKSSLRNCGSIGGGGSTGGFCKASCGVCCKGDLHHHLGPAAFSASSNRVIKPQVINQALAMPANGSSLYYFNYLDSSSYHPSEILHGQLFTSSLLHHSQSPAAAALSAHQKLFLLENAKLAALAPPEKFPNAQYPHKERLPGHLDQVMKENTGLAGERNGVKAHHGKLGGGAGGGGAGGAATDGKPKNFTCEVCGKVFNAHYNLTRHMPVHTGARPFVCKVCGKGFRQASTLCRHKIIHTQEKPHKCNQCGKAFNRSSTLNTHIRIHAGYKPFVCEFCGKGFHQKGNYKNHKLTHSGEKQYKCTICNKAFHQIYNLTFHMHTHNDKKPFTCVTCGKGFCRNFDLKKHVRKLHDTVSAAATPSAKELSRTVQS; encoded by the exons ATGGCCTCCTCTGCTTCGCTGGAGACGGCCATGCCTTCGCCCTGTGTCCGAAATGGAGCGGCCAACCCTTCCAAGACTTTGGCCTTCTCCATCGAGCGGATCATGGCCAAGAGCTCCGAGCCTCATCACAAACcccaagccgccgccgccgccgccgccgccgccttcgaGGCGAGGCGCAGCGAGTCGCCCAGCAAGAAGCTGCTGAGCCTCTGCTCGCCCATCCCTTGCGTGATTCCCATCCAGCCTCTGCCGGGCTACGAAGTGCCCTCCAAGACTCTCCTCAACTACTCGGAGCTGTGGAAAAGTAGCTTGAGGAACTGCGGCTCTATTGGCGGCGGCGGTTCGACGGGGGGCTTCTGCAAAGCCAGCTGCGGCGTGTGTTGCAAGGGGGACCTCCATCACCACCTCGGCCCGGCCGCCTTTTCGGCCAGCTCCAACCGGGTGATCAAGCCCCAGGTGATCAACCAGGCGCTGGCCATGCCGGCCAACGGATCTAGCCTCTACTACTTCAACTACCTGGATTCTTCGTCGTACCACCCGTCGGAGATCCTCCACGGACAGCTCTTCACCTCCAGCCTCCTTCACCACTCCCaaagccccgccgccgccgccctttcGGCTCACCAGAAGCTCTTCTTGCTGGAAAACGCCAAGCTGGCCGCCTTGGCCCCGCCGGAGAAGTTCCCCAACGCCCAGTATCCGCACAAGGAGCGCCTGCCCGGGCACCTGGACCAAGTGATGAAGGAGAACACGGGCCTGGCCGGTGAGAGGAACGGGGTGAAAGCCCACCATGGCAAACTCGGCGGCggggccggcggcggcggggctgGCGGCGCCGCTACGGACGGAAAGCCCAAGAACTTTACCTGCGAGGTGTGCGGCAAG GTGTTCAATGCTCATTATAACCTTACGCGCCACATGCCGGTTCACACGGGAGCCAGGCCCTTCGTTTGCAAAGTTTGCGGGAAAGGTTTCCGCCAGGCCAGCACTCTCTGTAGACACAAAATCATTCATACGCAG GAAAAACCCCATAAGTGTAACCAATGCGGGAAAGCTTTCAATAGAAGTTCCACGCTAAACACTCACATTAGAATCCACGCAGGCTACAAACCTTTCGTCTGTGAATTTTGTGGCAAAGGATTTCATCAAAAAG GGAATTATAAAAACCATAAACTGACCCACAGCGGCGAAAAGCAGTACAAGTGCACCATCTGCAATAAAGCTTTCCACCAGATCTACAATTTGACCTTCCACATGCACACGCACAACGACAAGAAGCCCTTCACTTGTGTCACCTGCGGCAAAGGCTTTTGCAGGAACTTTGACTTAAAGAAACACGTGCGGAAACTTCACGACACGGTCTCCGCCGCCGCCACGCCTTCCGCAAAGGAGCTCTCTAGGACCGTGCAAAGCTAA